In Streptomyces sp. NBC_01426, one genomic interval encodes:
- a CDS encoding sensor histidine kinase produces the protein MIDTASPATAPGAFVHPALFYRDPEEYTAGVGDFVRTALAADEPVLVAVPGPSLEALRRYLGSDADHIDAVDMTELGRNPGRILAALQGFADRHPGRTARIVGEPIWPGRSRAEVLEATRHEALINTAFAHRSATILCPYDTGALAPEVIADARRTHPTLIESGRELASPAYTDAAVVCADCDVPLTEPAAEAVLVDYAAGRLADVRGHAESWARRTALDAGRRDDLVLAVSEAAANSVAHGGGKGRLRLWTTPAGDVVAEVSDDGRLRDPLAGRSRPALASGNGGRGLWMIHQLCDLVEVRALDTGLTLRLHMTINRRS, from the coding sequence ATGATCGACACGGCCTCCCCGGCAACCGCCCCCGGAGCCTTCGTCCACCCGGCCCTCTTCTACCGGGACCCCGAGGAATACACGGCCGGCGTCGGCGACTTCGTCCGCACGGCCCTCGCCGCCGACGAGCCCGTCCTCGTCGCCGTCCCCGGCCCGAGCCTGGAAGCGCTGCGCCGCTACCTGGGCTCCGACGCCGACCACATCGACGCCGTGGACATGACGGAGCTGGGCCGCAACCCCGGACGCATCCTCGCCGCCCTCCAGGGGTTCGCCGACCGACACCCGGGGCGCACCGCGCGGATCGTGGGCGAGCCGATCTGGCCGGGCCGTTCCCGGGCCGAGGTCCTGGAGGCCACCCGCCACGAGGCGCTCATCAACACCGCCTTCGCACACCGGTCCGCGACCATCCTGTGCCCGTACGACACGGGCGCGCTGGCCCCCGAGGTGATCGCCGACGCCCGGCGCACCCACCCCACCCTGATCGAGTCCGGCCGGGAACTCGCCAGCCCCGCCTACACCGACGCCGCCGTCGTCTGCGCGGACTGCGACGTCCCGCTGACCGAACCCGCCGCCGAGGCCGTCCTCGTCGACTACGCGGCGGGCCGGCTCGCCGACGTACGCGGGCACGCCGAATCCTGGGCCCGACGGACGGCGCTCGACGCGGGACGGCGCGACGACCTGGTCCTCGCCGTCAGCGAGGCGGCCGCCAACTCGGTCGCCCACGGTGGCGGGAAGGGACGGCTGCGCCTGTGGACCACACCCGCGGGCGACGTGGTCGCCGAGGTCAGCGACGACGGCCGCCTCCGCGACCCGCTCGCCGGCCGCTCCCGCCCCGCCCTGGCCTCCGGCAACGGGGGCCGCGGCCTGTGGATGATCCACCAGTTGTGCGACCTCGTCGAGGTCAGGGCCCTGGACACGGGACTCACCCTGCGCCTCCACATGACGATCAACCGGCGGTCATGA
- a CDS encoding SigB/SigF/SigG family RNA polymerase sigma factor, whose translation MPRSVAVVSPVRETAAEVVPPTGFQAGESFTELPPVANAREVAPGDARELSRLFLTRLRTLEEGTREYQYARNTLIEMNISLVHFAARRFRGRASGGGVEMEDIVQVGTIGLIKAIDRFDPDREVEFSTLALPYITGEIKRYFRDTTWAVHVPRRLQELRTELAKSQEELTDVLGRAPTVKEIAEHLELGEEEVIEGLVAANGYTSGSLDASADSDEAAMSGRKTRPLAESMGEADPAVELFEEMHTLAPLLGRLQERDRLILRMRFGQEKTQAEIGAELGISQMQVSRLLTRILTQLRSGMLAA comes from the coding sequence ATGCCTCGCTCTGTCGCAGTCGTCAGCCCCGTACGTGAGACAGCCGCCGAGGTCGTTCCCCCGACCGGATTCCAGGCGGGGGAGTCCTTCACGGAACTGCCCCCCGTGGCCAACGCCCGCGAGGTGGCGCCCGGTGACGCGCGCGAACTGTCGCGCCTGTTCCTGACCCGGCTGCGGACCCTGGAGGAGGGGACGCGCGAGTACCAGTACGCGCGCAACACCCTCATCGAGATGAACATCTCCCTCGTCCACTTCGCCGCCCGACGCTTCCGCGGTCGGGCGAGCGGCGGCGGTGTCGAGATGGAGGACATCGTCCAGGTGGGCACCATCGGCCTGATCAAGGCGATCGACCGCTTCGACCCGGACCGGGAGGTCGAGTTCTCCACCCTCGCCCTCCCCTACATCACCGGCGAGATCAAGCGCTACTTCCGCGACACGACGTGGGCCGTGCACGTACCCCGCCGGCTCCAGGAACTGCGGACGGAACTCGCGAAGAGCCAGGAAGAACTGACGGACGTGCTCGGCCGGGCGCCGACGGTCAAGGAGATCGCCGAGCACCTGGAACTCGGCGAGGAGGAGGTCATCGAGGGACTGGTGGCCGCCAACGGCTACACCAGTGGCTCCCTGGACGCGTCCGCCGACTCCGACGAAGCGGCGATGAGCGGCCGCAAAACCCGTCCGCTCGCCGAGAGCATGGGCGAGGCCGACCCGGCCGTGGAGCTCTTCGAGGAGATGCACACCCTCGCCCCGCTGCTCGGCCGGCTGCAGGAGCGCGACCGTCTGATCCTGCGGATGCGCTTCGGCCAGGAGAAGACCCAGGCCGAGATCGGCGCCGAACTCGGCATCTCCCAGATGCAGGTCTCCCGCCTCCTGACGCGGATCCTCACCCAGCTGCGGAGCGGCATGCTCGCCGCCTGA
- a CDS encoding STAS domain-containing protein, with amino-acid sequence MPPRADNETAEPRRAELRHSEPDAVVCALSGDLDLDSLGSVQPVLDEAIGSGPSRLVIDLSGVGFCDSSGLNLLLSLRLDTEREGIALRLAAPTDQLSRLLQLTGADGVFTISRTVPDALAAG; translated from the coding sequence GTGCCGCCCCGCGCCGACAACGAGACGGCCGAGCCGCGGCGGGCCGAACTCCGGCACAGCGAGCCGGACGCCGTGGTGTGCGCGCTCTCCGGAGACCTCGACCTCGACAGCCTGGGATCCGTCCAGCCCGTCCTGGACGAGGCGATCGGGTCGGGCCCGTCCCGGCTGGTGATCGACCTCTCGGGAGTCGGATTCTGCGACTCCTCGGGCCTCAACCTGCTGCTGAGCCTGAGACTCGACACCGAACGGGAGGGCATCGCGCTGCGACTGGCGGCGCCCACCGACCAGTTGTCGAGACTTCTCCAGCTCACCGGCGCGGACGGCGTCTTCACCATCAGCCGCACCGTGCCGGACGCCCTCGCCGCGGGATGA
- a CDS encoding ATP-binding protein: MTPIGPETGDPLRADIKAVTQRRRLALSGTRGQVAKGRDFTREALRDWGWDGHETAEDVLLIVSELLTNAVMHAGGCQEFVIAAAGDVLRIEVFDGETELPRPRPRQQGATPGGHGLYIVRRLSDRWDAQAHDHGKVVWAEVDVVRLTTGLPAPAPAPSTLPTTSAPAAPLLDGVPLQADTHG, encoded by the coding sequence GTGACGCCCATCGGACCGGAGACCGGCGATCCGCTGCGCGCGGACATCAAGGCCGTGACCCAGCGCCGGCGCCTCGCGCTGAGCGGGACCCGCGGCCAGGTCGCCAAGGGACGAGATTTCACCCGGGAAGCCCTGCGTGACTGGGGATGGGACGGTCACGAGACCGCCGAGGACGTCCTGCTCATCGTGTCGGAGCTGCTGACCAACGCCGTCATGCACGCCGGCGGTTGCCAGGAGTTCGTGATCGCGGCCGCCGGCGATGTCCTGCGCATCGAGGTCTTCGACGGGGAGACCGAACTGCCGCGCCCCCGTCCCCGGCAGCAGGGAGCGACGCCGGGAGGCCACGGCCTGTACATAGTGCGGCGGCTCTCGGACCGTTGGGACGCCCAGGCCCATGACCACGGCAAGGTGGTCTGGGCCGAGGTCGACGTGGTGCGCCTGACGACCGGTCTGCCCGCGCCCGCCCCGGCGCCGAGCACGCTGCCGACCACCTCGGCCCCCGCCGCGCCCCTTCTCGACGGTGTCCCTCTCCAGGCGGACACGCACGGCTGA